The Actinopolymorpha sp. NPDC004070 genome includes the window CAGCCGGTTCCTGCCGTCGGACTACCTCACGGCGGCGCTCGCTTCCGGCTTCACGGTCCGCGCGTGTCACGAACCCCGGTGGGGAGACGTCCCAGGCGGCCACGGCGGTTCGGACGCGCAGCGCTACTGCCCCGAGGCTGCGCGGGTAGCCGCCCGCGACACTCCGGCACTGATCGTGTGGCACCTGGAGCGAGTGGCGTGAGCAACAGCCCGAGGCAGCGGTGGGACCAGGTGTGATGCGCAAGCCGGACGTGGACCGTCACGCGCTGAACGCGTTGCTGGCCGAGATCTTCGGGCCAGGGCAGGAGTTCACCTGCCGACGTACTCCGACGGGTTCGTCCACCCAGGTCTACCGGGTCGACCGGGGCGCCGAGACCTTCTACGCGCGGATCGCGGAGGAGGAGCAAGCCAGCCTTGCACCTGAGGCCGAGCTGCATCGGGTGCTTCACGAGGCCGGGGTGCGCGTGCCCGCGGTGGTCCACTACGAGCCGTTCGACCAGTCGCTGGCCCGGTCGGTCATGGTGACCACGGAGGTGCCCGGCGCACAGTTGAGTGCCGCCGGGTCCGTGGGATCCGTTGCCGAGATCGGCCGCTCCGCCGGACGTGACCTGGCCAGGATCCACAGTGTGCCGGTGCACGGCTTCGGCTGGATCCGCCGCGAGCACGACCGGCCCGGCTGGCCGCTGCACGCGGAGCACGGCACGTACGCCGAGTACGTCGATCCGCCGGCTGTCGTCGGTCCACTCGCCGCGATCGGGTTCGGCGCAGAGCAGGTTCGTGCCGTCGAACGCCTTCTGCAGGAAGCCGTCGAAGCAGGTCCCGACGAGGGGACCGGGTCGGTGGCCCACGGAGACTTCGACGCCGGTCACATCTTCGAGCAGGACGGCACGTACACGGGACTGATCGACTTCGGTGAGATCCGGGGCACCGACTACACCTTCGACTTCGCGACGATCTGTCTGAACGTCGAGGAGACTCCGCCGGCCGCACAGCTCCTGCGGCTCGTGGAGGAGGGGTACGCCGAGGTGCGGGCACTCCCGGACGACCACGCTCGTCGGCTCTACCTGGCCTGCGTCGTCAGCGCCGCCCATCGGCTGTCGACCTGGTACAAGCGTGACGGTGAGCGCGCCTTCGACGGGTGGTTCTTCCGCTGGATCCGGGACTGCCTGGTCGGCATGCTCGAGACCGGACGAGTGCCAACCGCGGACTGAGGTGGGGAACGACCCGACCCCTAGGGCTGTACGGCCGCCGGCGCGCGCAGAGCCTGGTGGAGCCAGCTGAACACCGGCGCCAGGCTGTCCGGGGCGGGCCATCCGTTGATCAGTGCGAGTAGCTGGAAGTAGCGCTCGCGTCGTGGATCCTTGGCCGCCACCAGCCACCGCAGCAGTTCGCCGCGAACATCGTCCGCCTCAGTGCCGGACGTGTGTGCGTACCGGTCGATCACCGCCGCGACCACCGGCGCCGCCTGGGGCGAGGTGGGATCGATGCCAGTACGCAGCGCAGGAGTGACCAGGTCCCGGACCGCCGCGGCGAGATCCGGTCGTACGCCGCCGTCCCCGTCCCGGATGCGCTCGGCCGCATGATGTTCGGCCAGCCGGCGCAGTCCGGTCCGGAACGCCGGGGCGCCCGTCAGCTCCGCCAGCTCCACCCACGCCTCGACCTGCGCGGGCTCGGGGTTGTCGGGCAGGCACGGAGTCATCGTGCGCATGATCGCCGCGAACTCCCCTTCGGCGCCCAGGTCGCCGAAAGTCGAGTCGAGGAACTCCTCGACGAGGCGTCGGCGTTCGTCCTCGGTGAGTTCGGCCAACCGGTGCATGAGCTTCGTCTCCTCCGGAGTGGACCCGCGCCTGGCCACCGTCGTCAGCACCGCCTGCCGCAGGCGGAGCAACCGGATCTGCGCCGCGAGCGCTTCGGCATGTGCCGCCGCGATCCCCTGAAGGGAGACCTCGTGGTCCACGACCCTGCGGATCGTGGGCAGATCGAGTCCGAGAGCGCGCAGCGTCCGGACGAGTTCCAGTCGCGCCAGGGCGTCGGCGTCGTATCGGCGATAGCCTGCCGGGCTGCGGTCGGTCGGCGGCACGATCCCGCGATCGGCGTAGAAGCGGATGGCCTTGACCGTGAGCCCGGTCAGCCGCGCCAGTTCGCCGATCGTGTAGAGCCTGCCGTCGTTCATGACCCCACCTTCGCGTCTCCCCCTAGCGGAGGGTCAAGCGCGCCGTCGCCGCTTCCGCCTGGGCGGACGGTGGAAGAGCAGCAGGTCGCGGACGTACGCCGGGAGGGCGCGCCACGGGAGGTCGTACTCCTCCCCGGAGTCGGCGAGGATGAGGGTCCGTTCCTCCCGCACCGCACACATGATCGCGACCCCGTTGCCGGTGGCAAGCTCGACCAGGACGTCGGTGCGGTCGGGAAACGCCGGTGCCGGGCGTACGACGATCTGGGACGTCACACCCGCGGAGTCGAGCCGGCGGGAGATCTCCGCCGCCAACCGGTCGATCCGCCTGGCCAGGCGACGTCGGTCCGCGCGCTGGTGGCTTTCGGTCACTGCTGGGCCTCCGCCGCGGGACGTGGACAGGCGTGGCCGGGGACGTCCAACCACGAAGGTCCGACCCTATCCTGCCGCGGCCCGCAGTCGCTGGCTCTCGTCGTCGGGGTGGCCGCCGTCGCCGACGGGATGATCGCCGGTGTAGTGCACCCCGAGGCCGGAACGGCCCGGCGCGAGGTCAGGACGCAGGACGAGGTTGTCGTCGTAGTCACCGCTGTTCTGCTGTCGGTACGGCAGCGGCTCGATGTCCTCGATACTCTCCAGCCGCCGCCTGAGCAGAGCGGCGTAGTGCTCGTATCCCTGTTCACCGAGCCGATCCGCGGCGTACACCGCGAGCGGCGGCAGCACCGACATGCCGGTGTACCAGAACGTGCCGTGCAACAGCGGGAACAGTACGTGGTGAAGCTCGCCGTTGATGCCGCGCGGACCGAGCGGCGCCTCCGGGCTTCCGGACGTGAGCACCGTCAAGACGCGCTTGCCGGAAAGCGGCCCCTGCCCGTACCTGAGGGTGCGGCCCGGGTGAGCGGGATCGGTGACACCGTACGCGAACCCCTTCACGAAGACCCGGTCGAACCAGCCCTTGAGGATGGCTGGCATGCCGTACC containing:
- a CDS encoding NAD(P)H-dependent oxidoreductase, translated to MKVLWLYAHPDPRSLNGSLRDAGLRKLDELGHDYRVSDLYAMGWKATVDSTDYGDHSAGERLVVASASQAAYHSGTLSPDVAAEQEKLRWADTVVVQFPLWWYGMPAILKGWFDRVFVKGFAYGVTDPAHPGRTLRYGQGPLSGKRVLTVLTSGSPEAPLGPRGINGELHHVLFPLLHGTFWYTGMSVLPPLAVYAADRLGEQGYEHYAALLRRRLESIEDIEPLPYRQQNSGDYDDNLVLRPDLAPGRSGLGVHYTGDHPVGDGGHPDDESQRLRAAAG
- a CDS encoding aminoglycoside phosphotransferase family protein is translated as MRKPDVDRHALNALLAEIFGPGQEFTCRRTPTGSSTQVYRVDRGAETFYARIAEEEQASLAPEAELHRVLHEAGVRVPAVVHYEPFDQSLARSVMVTTEVPGAQLSAAGSVGSVAEIGRSAGRDLARIHSVPVHGFGWIRREHDRPGWPLHAEHGTYAEYVDPPAVVGPLAAIGFGAEQVRAVERLLQEAVEAGPDEGTGSVAHGDFDAGHIFEQDGTYTGLIDFGEIRGTDYTFDFATICLNVEETPPAAQLLRLVEEGYAEVRALPDDHARRLYLACVVSAAHRLSTWYKRDGERAFDGWFFRWIRDCLVGMLETGRVPTAD
- a CDS encoding MerR family transcriptional regulator, with protein sequence MNDGRLYTIGELARLTGLTVKAIRFYADRGIVPPTDRSPAGYRRYDADALARLELVRTLRALGLDLPTIRRVVDHEVSLQGIAAAHAEALAAQIRLLRLRQAVLTTVARRGSTPEETKLMHRLAELTEDERRRLVEEFLDSTFGDLGAEGEFAAIMRTMTPCLPDNPEPAQVEAWVELAELTGAPAFRTGLRRLAEHHAAERIRDGDGGVRPDLAAAVRDLVTPALRTGIDPTSPQAAPVVAAVIDRYAHTSGTEADDVRGELLRWLVAAKDPRRERYFQLLALINGWPAPDSLAPVFSWLHQALRAPAAVQP